The genomic interval GGTATTGCCAAGGTCGAAAGTAGCTTTCCCgatatatcagcttgatcgaTTTTCGCCGAGCTCGCAAGACTCGAGGACTCACCTTTTCCTTATTCTTAACAAGTACAAGCAAGCATATCCAGGTAGCCATCATTACGGAAAATAATAGCGATCTCAATGTCTCAGACAATTCCCCGCCGTCCTTCGATGAAGGTAGTCTACCCATTTCCAACCATTCTTTCGGAGCCCCTTCAACAGCGGCAGTGACACGGCTGGTGGACTTGTATGAGCTTGGATGACTCCTTGGCGCGGCCGATTTCAGTGACGAAGCGGAGGCTGATGAGGGTGTTGCAGTACCGTTCATCTTGGGTAATATGGGATTAGGACGAGGATCGTACAGCCGTAATAAAGCCGGGCGAGAACCGACAAGCATTTCCATGGCTATTTGGAACTGCTCCGGATCTCAGTTACTTTGTTCTCTTGTTCTGCGTAGAGGTATCACTCACCATTCCCATAGAGATACATTTCGCAACTATCCCAATTGAACTCCGTTCAACGTCTAAACCTTTATTCTGCAAATGACCTTGTTCGTCAAGTCCCCTTAGTACTCTAAAAGCAATCTTGCAAACATCAAGTATCTTTCCCACCTTTTCGTTCGTCCATTCATTTGTTTCACTTTGATTGGTGTCCTTCTCTTTGCCCTTGCCGTTCGTGATCGGTGTTGGTGTTTGGGAGGATGTTGTATACTTGAATCCCGAGGAAACTGCAGTTGACAGATCTTTCGAGGCATTATTGATAGCTTGCATTGCACCTCTGACCCTGTCTAAAGGTTTCATCTCTCCTTCTGGGCATTCTGATTTTGCCCATGGTAGGGTATCTTCCACGGTTGTAACTTTGAATTTGCCCTTCGATCCAGATGTGCTAGAAGACGGAGCCGGGATCTTTTTAGCTGATGCTGAAGTTACTGGCCTTTTGGTCGAGGGCAATTTTGATGAACTTGCAGTCGTCAATGTGCTAGATGAATCCTTTACAATTGTGCGTTTGGGTATAGGttgaatcttcaatttacctaatccttCAACCAACTCATCTGCACAATCTTTCGTTGCTGTTATTGTAGTAGTTTTTGTCGTTCTAACTTTTCTTGGAGCTGGAGGAACAGCTTTCGTAGCTGTCGTAGCCTTTGGTGGCAtattaatcaatttgtGATATTACTAAAACGATCTTTGCATTACAAATCTTGAGTCCTTTCCTATACGTTTACTcttaaaataaaaaaaaagaaatcaaaagcaAACACGCTCGTTTTCTTGTATTATATCAACGCGTACTATTGTTGACGTAAcatatcatcttgataatcACGTGTTTCAATACAAAAGCATGACGTGGACTAAATCTCAATCCGTATAAGATGATATGTATGGTgtagaatttgattccgtttCTTCAGTTCTGTTCCTGGCAGATTTAGCTCTCAGAAGTACTCTTTTAATAACCTTCGCAAAAAGACATTTCATTAATTCTTTGTTTGaaacaataacaataataataatctcGAAATTTGCTATTATCATCCTTTTGAAGCTCATTCAGGAATCTCAAACAGATATAGAAAAATAAATCAGAGAATTTAAGATGGTAAGTGGTCAGATTTCATCGACTTGAATCTGCGTAAGACAGCATAGAGTATAGCTGAATTCTTTTTCCACAAATAGATCATTCCTGTTAGATGTTTCTCATGTGGTAAAGTGATAGGTAATTTATGGGATAGTTATTTGGAATTATTAGCTGCTGGAGTGGATGAAGGGTGAGATTTATTTCCTGATTTGTGACTTTCATACCGTAGTGTTTACTAATATTCTGATTCAACGGTAGTGATGCTCTGGATCGACTGCAATTGTAAGTTTGAAAACCTCAATTTGTAGTAAAACGCATATGGCCGTCAAGcaattttccaaaaatCTCAACgatttatttataataGAGACTGATATTATGATCATGATTTTCAGGAAACGATATTGTTGTCGAAGGATGGTATTGACACATGGTGAGCTTAGTCATTGATAATCATCCTGACAATCATGGAATGAAGCTAACGGAAAATGTATAGTTGACCTCATCGAGAAACTTTTGATGTATAACCGTGAGTATTACATCATCCCCCCAAGTCTAATTTCGAGTTGCTGATTAAAACAGCTAACCACGAATCTCACTTAGCACTTTCGCGAGATCGATAAGATCAAAAATACAAAACAACAATTTATCTTCCTattcctttttcaatttggtCTTTTTAcgataaattagattatATACCCTGTATAAACATGATGTGATTAttatttggatttattttgaatagAACGATGATACAATAGTCAAAATTCTATCAGctgatttcatttgaattcaagttttgatttcaaGAAAATAGCCATTTGAGTTACAGGACAAGGGGGGGGAATTCTTTGACAtaggtaaatcattattGCATCAATGACCATTTAATCTTCTGGGTAATCTAATTctaaaatcaatcaatagAGGGAGATCATAAATTGTAAATCTCATAATAAGATGATTATgaaatttacaaattcttcaatacctttttaatacaccttctccacctgAACACcaaataccttcttttccaatatCAAAAGTTTCTATACATT from Kwoniella pini CBS 10737 chromosome 4, complete sequence carries:
- a CDS encoding DNA-directed RNA polymerase I, II, and III subunit rpabc5 — its product is MIIPVRCFSCGKVIGNLWDSYLELLAAGVDEGDALDRLQLKRYCCRRMVLTHVDLIEKLLMYNPLSRDR